In Streptomyces sp. DG2A-72, one genomic interval encodes:
- a CDS encoding lytic polysaccharide monooxygenase — protein MHCHEQVSRAKRVRPRATLALSMLAALLLCLIPWSGTAVAHGSVVDPASRNYGCWLRWGSDFQNPAMEQEDPMCWQAWQDNPNAMWNWNGLYRNGSGGNFPAAVPDGQLCSGGRTEGGRYNSLDAVGPWKTTDIGSSDFTVRLYDQASHGADYFLVYVTRQGFDPTTQPLTWGDLQLVTRTGRYAPSQNYSIDVSMPGLTGHHVVYTIWQASHMDQTYFLCSDVNFT, from the coding sequence ATGCATTGTCATGAGCAAGTCAGTAGGGCGAAGAGAGTCCGTCCTCGTGCGACCCTCGCCCTGAGCATGCTCGCCGCGCTGCTGCTCTGTCTGATCCCCTGGAGCGGAACCGCTGTGGCGCACGGCTCGGTCGTCGACCCGGCGTCCCGGAACTACGGCTGCTGGCTCCGGTGGGGATCGGACTTCCAGAATCCGGCCATGGAGCAGGAAGACCCCATGTGCTGGCAGGCGTGGCAGGACAACCCGAACGCCATGTGGAACTGGAACGGCCTGTACCGCAACGGCTCCGGCGGCAACTTCCCGGCGGCCGTCCCGGACGGGCAACTGTGCAGTGGCGGTCGGACCGAAGGCGGCCGGTACAACTCCCTGGACGCCGTCGGCCCTTGGAAGACGACGGACATCGGCAGCAGCGACTTCACCGTGCGCCTGTACGACCAGGCCAGCCATGGTGCGGACTACTTCCTCGTCTACGTCACCCGCCAGGGCTTCGACCCGACCACCCAGCCGCTGACCTGGGGCGACCTCCAACTGGTCACCCGAACCGGCCGCTACGCCCCCAGCCAGAACTACTCGATCGACGTGAGCATGCCGGGACTCACCGGTCACCATGTCGTCTACACGATCTGGCAGGCATCGCACATGGACCAGACGTACTTCCTGTGCAGCGACGTGAACTTCACCTGA
- a CDS encoding alpha-xylosidase: MSSLHPRDHTPFVAPPPPLTPAGPTALDPVVSASVAHADKDGATLDVRTAAGRTGTLRLRPATGSILRVTLRMADVPTAPRASVVTARTDTQCTVERSPNTLTLRLDALRADLRLSPFAMELTGRHRTLRQSTDVSDPSERTTVLPFGVTELRDGRFAHHDSWVTEPNEHFYGLGERFTGPDLRGQRVDCWVQDAQGSTGTRSYKAVPFLLSSRGYAVLLDTTTAASFDLAHSNTGAWSMTVPDEVLDYYLITGTPAECLTAYRDLTGPALLPPKWAFGPWISGGFRRDSAVEVRERAHRIRLRGFPCDVLHIDTYWQPHGSWSDMRWDTEAFPDPRGLMADLAGRGFHVSLWMNPYVGVDSPYYTEADRNGWFLRTASGATWVGQVWGGTHPDTAVLDLTHPGAADWFRARIHQALATGASVLKTDFGEAVPADAVAHNGMTGDRLHNLYPLLYNDLVAEVTREAAAGHGLTWGRSTWTGGQRHGAKWTGDPNASWQDLAATLRAGLSLSLSGHPFWSHDIGGFHGTPSAELFVRWAQFGLLSPLSRFHGMTSRLPWDFGEEAYEAVLHAARLRMSLLPYVYSAAADAVRTGEPLARPMPLDHPDRPDAHAADLQYLLGPDLLVAPLYAPGGRRQVWFPPGEWLPYGGGAPITGPDWHRFDIPLAAAPLWLRAGALLLTATPTDRAGGTPFQEVTAVWPHPQYEPSRTARATLNDENGHRTVITAHLADDSHLTITTEGPDHPRLRIALPGFPHPAPTAEIDGRPTELSAWPELA, encoded by the coding sequence ATGTCCTCTCTCCATCCCCGTGACCACACGCCCTTCGTCGCGCCGCCTCCGCCCCTGACGCCCGCCGGGCCCACCGCACTCGATCCGGTGGTCAGCGCCTCAGTCGCCCACGCCGACAAGGACGGCGCGACCCTGGACGTACGCACCGCAGCCGGTCGCACCGGCACGCTCCGCCTGCGCCCCGCGACGGGCAGCATCCTGCGCGTCACGCTGCGGATGGCCGACGTACCGACGGCTCCCCGGGCCTCCGTCGTCACCGCACGGACGGACACGCAGTGCACTGTCGAGCGGTCGCCGAACACGCTCACCCTGCGCCTCGACGCCCTGCGCGCGGACCTGCGTCTCTCGCCCTTCGCCATGGAGTTGACGGGCCGTCATAGGACCCTGCGCCAGTCCACCGACGTGAGCGACCCCAGTGAGCGTACGACCGTGCTGCCGTTCGGCGTCACCGAACTCAGGGACGGCCGTTTCGCCCACCACGACAGCTGGGTCACCGAACCCAACGAGCACTTCTACGGCCTCGGCGAACGCTTCACCGGCCCGGACCTGCGCGGACAACGGGTCGACTGCTGGGTCCAGGACGCCCAGGGTTCGACCGGTACCCGCTCCTACAAAGCGGTACCGTTCCTGCTTTCCAGCCGGGGCTACGCCGTACTCCTGGACACCACCACCGCGGCCTCCTTCGACCTCGCCCACAGCAACACCGGCGCCTGGTCGATGACCGTCCCCGACGAGGTGCTCGACTACTACCTGATCACGGGCACCCCCGCCGAGTGCCTCACCGCGTACCGTGACCTGACCGGCCCCGCCCTGCTGCCCCCGAAGTGGGCCTTCGGCCCCTGGATCTCCGGCGGCTTCCGCCGGGACAGCGCAGTCGAAGTGCGCGAACGAGCCCACCGGATCCGCCTACGCGGTTTCCCCTGCGACGTCCTGCACATCGACACGTACTGGCAGCCGCACGGCTCCTGGTCCGACATGCGCTGGGACACCGAGGCATTCCCCGACCCGCGGGGGCTGATGGCCGACCTGGCCGGGCGGGGTTTCCACGTCTCGCTCTGGATGAACCCGTACGTCGGCGTCGACAGTCCGTACTACACCGAGGCGGACCGCAACGGCTGGTTCCTGCGCACCGCTTCCGGCGCCACCTGGGTCGGCCAGGTCTGGGGCGGCACGCACCCGGACACGGCCGTGCTGGACCTCACCCACCCCGGTGCCGCCGACTGGTTCCGCGCCCGCATCCATCAGGCCCTGGCCACCGGGGCGTCGGTCCTCAAGACCGACTTCGGCGAGGCGGTCCCCGCCGACGCCGTAGCCCACAACGGCATGACGGGCGACCGTCTGCACAACCTCTACCCCCTTCTCTACAACGACCTGGTCGCCGAGGTCACCCGAGAGGCAGCGGCGGGCCACGGCCTGACCTGGGGCCGCTCGACCTGGACCGGCGGACAGAGGCACGGCGCCAAGTGGACCGGCGACCCCAACGCGAGCTGGCAGGACCTCGCCGCCACCCTCCGCGCAGGCCTTTCGCTCTCCCTCTCCGGCCACCCCTTCTGGAGCCACGACATCGGCGGCTTCCACGGCACGCCGAGTGCCGAACTCTTCGTACGCTGGGCTCAGTTCGGCCTGCTGTCACCCCTCAGCCGGTTCCACGGGATGACGTCCCGGCTCCCGTGGGACTTCGGCGAGGAGGCGTACGAGGCCGTCCTGCACGCGGCCCGCCTGCGCATGAGTCTGCTGCCGTACGTCTACTCGGCCGCAGCCGACGCGGTCCGCACCGGCGAACCACTGGCCCGCCCCATGCCCCTGGACCACCCCGACCGCCCGGACGCCCACGCCGCCGACCTCCAGTACCTGCTGGGCCCCGACCTGTTGGTCGCCCCGCTGTACGCACCGGGAGGCCGACGGCAGGTCTGGTTCCCGCCGGGCGAGTGGCTGCCTTACGGCGGCGGAGCCCCGATCACCGGTCCGGACTGGCACCGCTTCGACATCCCACTCGCCGCCGCCCCGCTCTGGCTACGAGCCGGAGCCCTCCTCCTGACAGCCACCCCCACCGACCGCGCAGGCGGCACCCCCTTCCAGGAGGTGACCGCGGTCTGGCCTCATCCGCAGTACGAGCCCTCCCGCACGGCCCGCGCGACGCTGAACGACGAGAACGGCCACCGCACCGTCATCACCGCCCACCTCGCCGATGACAGCCATCTGACCATCACCACCGAGGGCCCCGACCACCCCCGACTGCGCATCGCGCTTCCGGGCTTCCCCCACCCTGCCCCGACGGCCGAGATCGACGGCCGGCCCACCGAGTTGAGCGCATGGCCCGAACTCGCCTGA
- a CDS encoding carbohydrate ABC transporter permease: protein MKPPRHPWLLTAVATVITAAFLLPVYWMAKTSLTRPDRIQTPDPQWVPTPLTGENYSTALGYPGLARALLNSLVISSGVVALTLLLGIPLAYALARVRMRGSGAMVLALLVAQLPPAIVLAAPLFILERRAGLSDTYLGLIAADTTLTLPFTVIVLRPVLRSVPAELEEAALVDGCGLPGVLLRVVLPLMVPGVVAAAGLSFLIGWGEFLFGLTLADGPGVQPVTVLLNAFIGQHGTTWGALMATATLISIPVVCVFALFQRFIVGGLTAGSVRG from the coding sequence ATGAAACCGCCACGCCACCCCTGGCTGCTCACCGCGGTCGCCACCGTGATCACCGCGGCCTTCCTGCTGCCGGTGTACTGGATGGCGAAGACCAGCCTCACGCGGCCGGACCGCATCCAGACCCCCGACCCGCAGTGGGTGCCCACTCCGCTCACCGGCGAGAACTACTCGACGGCACTGGGCTACCCGGGACTGGCCAGGGCCCTGCTCAACAGCCTGGTCATCTCCAGCGGGGTCGTGGCACTCACCCTGCTGCTGGGCATCCCGCTCGCCTACGCGCTCGCCCGAGTCCGGATGCGGGGGTCGGGCGCCATGGTGCTCGCGCTCCTGGTCGCCCAGTTGCCGCCCGCCATCGTGCTGGCGGCGCCGCTGTTCATCCTCGAACGCCGGGCCGGTCTCTCCGACACCTACCTGGGCCTGATCGCCGCCGACACGACGCTCACCCTGCCGTTCACCGTGATCGTGCTGCGTCCGGTACTGCGGAGCGTTCCGGCCGAGTTGGAGGAGGCCGCTCTGGTGGACGGCTGCGGACTGCCGGGTGTGCTGCTGCGTGTCGTCCTTCCGCTCATGGTGCCCGGAGTGGTCGCGGCGGCCGGGCTGTCCTTCCTGATCGGCTGGGGCGAGTTTCTGTTCGGCCTCACCCTCGCCGACGGGCCCGGCGTCCAGCCCGTCACCGTCCTTCTCAACGCCTTCATCGGGCAGCACGGGACGACATGGGGCGCCCTGATGGCCACCGCCACGCTCATCAGCATCCCGGTGGTCTGCGTCTTCGCCCTCTTCCAGCGCTTCATCGTCGGCGGGCTCACCGCGGGCAGTGTAAGGGGCTGA
- a CDS encoding carbohydrate ABC transporter permease → MAFLALFLAYPLFYNVWTSVHDVELGQLLGGAERFNGLENYRAVIDDPAFWHSVRLSLIFTLGSLLLQFAIGFALALLFARPFPLGGLLRSLLLVAWLLPPVVSGTLFRWLLDAESGAYNALFRAVGLDPLSHDWLTDPATSMAGVIFANIWVGVPFNMLLLLVGLHTIDPELHEAAAVDGASAWQRFSLITLPLMRPVSVTVLLLGLVYTFKVFDLIFVMTGGGPVDATRVLSLYVYEVFFTFFRFGQGAAAGLLLLVVPLLAGVFYVRRLRQEQEAPTGGAV, encoded by the coding sequence ATGGCCTTCCTCGCCCTCTTCCTGGCCTACCCGCTGTTCTACAACGTGTGGACGTCCGTCCACGACGTCGAACTGGGCCAACTGCTCGGCGGGGCCGAGCGGTTCAACGGCCTGGAGAACTACCGGGCCGTGATCGACGACCCGGCCTTCTGGCACTCCGTGCGTCTCTCGCTGATCTTCACCCTGGGTTCGCTGCTGCTGCAGTTCGCCATCGGCTTCGCCCTGGCCCTGCTCTTCGCCCGCCCATTCCCGCTGGGCGGTCTGCTGCGATCGCTCCTGCTGGTGGCCTGGCTGCTCCCCCCGGTGGTCAGCGGCACCCTCTTCCGCTGGCTGCTGGACGCGGAGTCCGGCGCCTACAACGCCCTGTTCAGAGCGGTCGGCCTGGACCCCCTGTCCCATGACTGGCTCACCGACCCGGCCACCTCGATGGCGGGGGTGATCTTCGCCAACATCTGGGTCGGCGTGCCCTTCAACATGCTGCTGCTCCTGGTCGGACTGCACACCATCGACCCCGAGCTCCACGAGGCCGCAGCCGTCGACGGCGCGAGCGCCTGGCAGCGTTTCAGCCTCATCACCCTGCCGCTGATGCGGCCGGTCTCGGTGACCGTCCTCCTCCTCGGCCTCGTCTACACCTTCAAGGTCTTCGACCTCATCTTCGTGATGACGGGCGGCGGCCCCGTCGACGCCACCCGCGTGCTCTCCCTCTACGTCTACGAGGTCTTCTTCACCTTCTTCCGGTTCGGGCAGGGTGCTGCCGCCGGCCTGCTGCTGCTCGTCGTACCGCTGCTCGCGGGCGTGTTCTACGTACGACGGCTGCGGCAAGAGCAAGAGGCGCCGACGGGAGGTGCCGTATGA
- a CDS encoding sugar ABC transporter substrate-binding protein, whose amino-acid sequence MPYPVDRRAFLRTAGAAAAALGPGAAVTSCGSEEPSTATLTWWDYFTLDNFQPGMNRLIKDIEAGVPDVRIERRTFPFAELDRQIALAAISGNLPDIAIVDNVAMNTLAGRDLLADLTDRAEKWGQADQYYKGPWDGCQVGGKTLGIPNNSNCLALYYNAGMLESAGVEPPTTWDELASAAQRLTSGDRYGLALSAIKTEEGVFQFLPFLWQAGGDLDTFTTYGATALSFLDDLIAKGSLSEQCVGWTQQDVNTRFLNQRAAMQINGPWQIPALKAADFDWNVVALPRDRQAATCLGGENWVLMANSKHLDKGWEVLQYTQRPSVLVPYLVAFGELPARKDLADQGTWASDPALRLFLSQLPLARPRQYGARYAEASQAVAEAEQAVLTGSASPSAAARTAAAKIDKALGKQ is encoded by the coding sequence ATGCCGTACCCCGTAGACCGCCGCGCCTTCCTGCGTACCGCGGGAGCGGCAGCGGCCGCCCTCGGCCCCGGCGCAGCCGTGACCTCGTGCGGCTCGGAAGAACCGAGCACGGCCACACTCACCTGGTGGGACTACTTCACCCTGGACAACTTCCAGCCCGGGATGAACCGCTTGATCAAGGACATCGAGGCCGGTGTCCCGGACGTGAGGATCGAGCGGCGGACCTTCCCGTTCGCGGAGCTCGACCGGCAGATCGCCCTGGCCGCCATCTCCGGCAACCTGCCGGACATCGCCATCGTCGACAACGTCGCCATGAACACCCTCGCCGGCCGCGATCTGCTCGCCGACCTCACCGACAGGGCCGAGAAGTGGGGCCAGGCCGACCAGTACTACAAAGGCCCGTGGGACGGCTGCCAGGTTGGCGGAAAGACCCTGGGGATCCCCAACAACAGCAATTGCCTGGCCCTCTACTACAACGCCGGCATGCTCGAGTCCGCCGGAGTGGAACCCCCCACCACCTGGGACGAGCTGGCCTCCGCCGCCCAGCGGCTGACCAGCGGGGACCGCTACGGCCTGGCACTGAGCGCGATCAAGACGGAGGAGGGGGTCTTCCAGTTCCTGCCGTTCCTGTGGCAGGCGGGCGGCGATCTGGACACCTTCACCACGTACGGCGCCACCGCCCTGTCCTTCCTCGACGACCTGATCGCCAAGGGCTCCCTGTCCGAACAGTGCGTGGGCTGGACCCAGCAGGACGTCAACACGCGGTTCCTCAACCAGCGCGCCGCCATGCAGATCAACGGCCCCTGGCAGATCCCCGCTCTGAAGGCGGCGGACTTCGACTGGAACGTCGTCGCCCTGCCCCGCGACAGACAGGCCGCCACCTGTCTCGGCGGTGAGAACTGGGTCCTGATGGCGAACAGCAAGCACCTGGACAAGGGATGGGAGGTCCTGCAGTACACGCAGCGCCCGTCGGTGCTGGTCCCGTACCTGGTGGCGTTCGGTGAACTCCCTGCCCGCAAGGACCTCGCCGACCAGGGCACCTGGGCGTCCGACCCGGCCCTGCGGCTCTTCCTCAGCCAGCTGCCCCTCGCCCGTCCGCGCCAGTACGGCGCACGCTACGCCGAGGCCTCGCAGGCCGTCGCGGAGGCGGAACAGGCCGTGCTCACCGGGTCCGCCTCGCCCTCAGCGGCGGCGAGAACCGCCGCCGCCAAGATCGACAAAGCTTTGGGCAAGCAATGA
- a CDS encoding LacI family DNA-binding transcriptional regulator, translated as MAERTRNGGSDGGTHTLGLLYPPAGRNRDYTTMQLAFVGGIAEAATAYGYDLLLSPGVSHDDPSFLRMVGERQVDGVIVMEIRREDDRVEQLAEAGFPFVAIGRNHRADVAGWVDLDFAGLAGRCVQHLADLGHSRIAFVNRSERLFNSGYGFARLGDEGYTEAMKKLLLTPRAYLCGDDLASGEEVVERILRDDPATTSLVTQNEAALEGVYRGLIRHGQSVPRDFSVVGVAASPWAEQVTPPLTAAEIPAKEMSRVAVELMMRRLRSPGSPPRHVLLKPLITLRASTGRCRAVPGSEPEPEFPDFDLDF; from the coding sequence ATGGCGGAGCGCACCAGAAACGGGGGTTCCGACGGCGGAACGCACACGCTCGGGCTGCTCTATCCGCCGGCCGGCCGCAACCGCGACTACACCACCATGCAGCTCGCCTTCGTCGGCGGGATTGCCGAGGCCGCCACCGCGTACGGCTACGACCTGCTGCTCTCGCCCGGCGTCTCGCACGACGACCCCTCGTTCCTGCGGATGGTCGGCGAGCGGCAGGTGGACGGCGTGATCGTCATGGAGATCCGCCGGGAGGACGACCGGGTCGAGCAGCTGGCCGAGGCGGGCTTCCCTTTCGTCGCCATCGGCCGCAACCACCGGGCCGACGTGGCCGGCTGGGTCGATCTGGACTTCGCCGGCCTGGCCGGCCGTTGCGTCCAGCACCTCGCCGACCTGGGCCACAGCAGAATCGCCTTCGTCAACCGGTCTGAGCGGCTGTTCAACAGTGGGTACGGGTTCGCCCGGCTCGGGGACGAGGGCTACACCGAGGCGATGAAGAAGTTGCTGCTCACCCCCCGCGCGTACCTCTGCGGCGACGACCTCGCCTCGGGGGAGGAGGTCGTGGAGCGGATCCTGCGGGACGACCCGGCGACCACCTCCCTGGTCACCCAGAACGAGGCGGCCCTGGAGGGCGTCTACCGCGGGCTCATCCGGCACGGCCAGAGCGTGCCGCGCGATTTCTCGGTCGTCGGTGTGGCGGCCAGCCCCTGGGCCGAGCAGGTGACACCGCCGCTCACCGCCGCGGAGATACCCGCCAAGGAGATGAGCCGGGTCGCCGTCGAGCTGATGATGCGGCGGCTGCGCTCACCCGGCTCACCTCCCCGGCACGTCCTGCTGAAACCCCTGATCACCCTGCGCGCCAGCACGGGGCGCTGCCGAGCGGTGCCCGGTTCGGAACCCGAACCCGAGTTCCCGGACTTCGACCTCGATTTCTGA